Proteins co-encoded in one endosymbiont 'TC1' of Trimyema compressum genomic window:
- a CDS encoding serine dehydratase subunit alpha family protein, whose product METKKFLDVLNKELKVALGCTEPIAIAYGAALAMKYVKGEEALDIKVNASGNVIKNAMAVSIPGTSSSGINLAAALGALLNSDAGQQLEVLSGLKKQDIEDAKSMVSEGLVTVNVASSKKKLYIEIIVTTEISQSRVVIEDGHTNVVLIEVDGNEIINKRSREELVEATPSYDFMNLNTIWEFVNKSDINDLDIIRESISLNKEIAMEGLEYNHGLGVGKNIAMYIEKGLLGDDLANRAMALTAAGSDARMDGATKSVMSNSGSGNQGILAALPVVAIGEKIGITENQLIRGVLLSHLITIYIKSKFGVLSALCGATIAGTGASCGIAYLLDGNLEAVKYAVQNMLGNVTGMVCDGAKAGCALKVSTCTNAAVQAAILAVEGLSVHSTEGIVEADPEKTIDNVCSLANDGTVEVDKIILNIMLKKGLC is encoded by the coding sequence ATGGAAACTAAGAAGTTTTTAGATGTTCTAAATAAAGAGTTAAAGGTTGCTTTAGGTTGTACAGAACCTATTGCTATAGCTTATGGTGCTGCCTTGGCTATGAAATATGTTAAAGGAGAAGAAGCTTTAGATATTAAGGTTAATGCCAGTGGTAATGTGATTAAAAATGCCATGGCTGTATCTATACCTGGTACTAGTAGTTCTGGGATTAATTTAGCGGCAGCTTTAGGAGCCTTGTTAAATAGTGATGCTGGGCAACAATTAGAAGTTTTGTCAGGCTTAAAAAAACAGGATATAGAAGATGCTAAAAGTATGGTTTCAGAAGGATTGGTGACTGTTAATGTTGCTTCTTCTAAGAAAAAACTTTACATAGAGATTATAGTAACAACGGAAATATCTCAAAGTAGAGTAGTCATTGAAGATGGTCATACTAATGTGGTTTTAATTGAAGTTGATGGAAATGAAATTATTAATAAGAGAAGCAGAGAAGAACTTGTAGAGGCTACCCCTAGTTATGATTTTATGAATCTTAATACTATTTGGGAATTTGTTAATAAAAGTGATATAAATGATTTAGATATAATTAGAGAAAGTATTTCTTTAAATAAGGAAATTGCTATGGAAGGCTTAGAATACAACCATGGTTTAGGCGTTGGTAAAAATATTGCCATGTATATTGAAAAAGGACTTCTAGGAGATGATCTTGCTAATAGAGCCATGGCTTTAACGGCTGCTGGGTCTGATGCTAGAATGGATGGCGCTACAAAAAGTGTTATGAGTAATTCAGGTAGTGGCAACCAAGGTATATTAGCCGCCTTACCTGTAGTTGCTATTGGTGAAAAAATAGGGATTACAGAGAACCAATTAATCAGAGGGGTTCTTTTGAGTCACTTAATCACAATATATATTAAATCAAAATTTGGCGTACTTTCTGCATTATGTGGTGCTACTATTGCAGGTACAGGGGCCAGTTGTGGTATTGCCTACCTATTAGATGGCAATTTAGAAGCAGTAAAATATGCGGTTCAAAATATGCTAGGCAATGTTACTGGTATGGTCTGTGATGGCGCAAAAGCGGGATGTGCGCTTAAGGTATCAACGTGTACAAACGCTGCTGTGCAAGCAGCCATATTAGCTGTTGAAGGCTTATCTGTTCATTCTACAGAAGGTATTGTGGAAGCTGATCCAGAAAAAACAATTGATAATGTCTGTAGCTTGGCTAATGATGGTACTGTTGAAGTCGATAAAATAATTTTAAATATTATGCTTAAAAAAGGTTTATGTTAA
- a CDS encoding amidohydrolase family protein: protein MSNSHLAEAQEEIDFMLAKYGKRSLAWAMELELLGSDVWFAHGNYFTDEEYEIIGKSVGSIAYCPIPQMMLGSRVLDLSELELKGINIGLGTDGYGVQDSSNLIEVLRMAYLLQCNSRGLGRTLAPTAYDCLKKATVNGAKILGRDDIGSLVVNKAADMFLIDVSPIEMVGALEDPSAFLAKAGYHNHVYMTFINGVVVYRDGKLQNINEDNIAQDANQVYQKNIKKYE, encoded by the coding sequence ATGTCCAATTCGCATTTAGCAGAAGCACAAGAAGAAATTGATTTTATGCTTGCTAAATATGGTAAACGTTCACTTGCTTGGGCAATGGAGTTAGAATTACTTGGTAGCGATGTATGGTTTGCCCATGGCAACTATTTTACTGATGAAGAATATGAAATAATTGGCAAGTCAGTAGGTAGTATTGCATATTGTCCAATACCTCAAATGATGTTAGGCTCCAGGGTTTTAGACCTTTCAGAGTTAGAATTGAAAGGGATTAATATTGGCCTAGGAACAGATGGTTATGGTGTTCAAGATAGCTCTAATTTAATAGAAGTTTTAAGAATGGCCTATTTGTTACAGTGTAATTCAAGAGGATTAGGGCGAACTCTAGCGCCAACAGCATATGATTGTTTGAAAAAAGCAACAGTGAATGGAGCAAAAATTTTAGGTAGAGATGATATAGGTTCTTTAGTAGTAAACAAAGCTGCAGATATGTTTTTAATTGATGTTAGTCCAATTGAAATGGTTGGTGCTTTAGAAGATCCTTCTGCTTTTTTGGCAAAAGCAGGGTACCATAATCATGTCTATATGACTTTTATTAATGGGGTTGTTGTTTATAGAGATGGAAAATTACAGAATATTAATGAAGATAATATTGCTCAAGATGCCAACCAAGTGTATCAAAAAAATATTAAGAAATATGAGTAA
- a CDS encoding GNAT family N-acetyltransferase, with protein sequence MKKDLDLLMNIWLDTNIKAHCFISKDYWLSQFDNVKNTLNNAIVYIYEDENCLKGFLGLLPSSHIAGLFVKEVYQRQSIGYQLLRKAQQKNSSLTLAVYKKYSST encoded by the coding sequence ATGAAAAAAGATTTAGATTTATTAATGAACATCTGGCTTGATACTAATATTAAGGCCCATTGTTTTATTTCAAAAGACTACTGGCTTAGTCAATTTGACAATGTAAAGAATACCCTCAATAATGCCATTGTTTATATCTATGAAGATGAAAACTGTCTGAAGGGATTTTTAGGATTACTTCCATCTTCCCATATAGCTGGTCTATTTGTTAAAGAAGTGTATCAAAGGCAAAGCATCGGATATCAACTTTTAAGAAAAGCTCAACAGAAGAATAGTTCGTTAACATTAGCAGTCTATAAAAAATACTCAAGCACTTAA
- the thrC gene encoding threonine synthase — translation MRYTTTRNTDEKKMLSSSQAILKGLGNDGGLYIPETIPSFSLTEIEALKDKNYQEKAMAIFKKFLTDFTGEELINCINGAYNLKSFSNIKVTPLHKLTDKNHVLELYHGPTCAFKDVALQILPYFLTTSAKKNCDKRTYVILVATSGDTGKAALEGFKDVPGAKVLVFYPNNGVSNVQKLQMATQEGKNVDVLAVEGNFDDTQTGVKALFSNMDLRQKLEDNNYTFSSANSINWGRLVPQIVYYFESYLSLVNEGTLKTGAPLNFSVPTGNFGNILAGYFAKEMGLPIKTLICAANSNNILDDFIKTGTYDRNRPFHRTMSPSMDILISSNLERLLYLLFDGDGNLVNTLMKNLNEKGAYTIPDRLLEKVKGSFWSDSCSEENTLLTIENTYKKYNYLIDTHTAVAQFVYKQYQKSTKDTTPCVIVSTASPYKFNSSVAKALMKNTESVDEITLLNKVSEFTGVPIPRSLDNLDKKEIRFKDIINKDKMLQGVLNFLKLQ, via the coding sequence ATGAGATATACGACAACAAGAAATACTGATGAAAAAAAAATGCTATCCTCAAGTCAAGCTATTTTAAAAGGACTTGGCAATGATGGTGGCCTCTATATTCCAGAAACAATTCCCTCCTTTTCACTTACTGAAATTGAAGCTCTTAAAGATAAAAACTACCAAGAAAAAGCAATGGCAATATTTAAAAAATTTCTCACTGATTTTACAGGTGAAGAATTAATTAATTGTATAAATGGTGCCTATAATCTAAAATCCTTTTCCAATATTAAAGTAACACCACTACATAAGTTGACAGATAAAAATCATGTTCTTGAACTATATCATGGACCAACTTGTGCTTTTAAAGATGTAGCTTTACAAATATTGCCTTACTTTTTAACTACAAGTGCTAAAAAAAATTGTGATAAACGAACTTATGTAATTCTAGTAGCAACTTCTGGAGACACTGGAAAAGCAGCCCTTGAAGGTTTTAAGGATGTTCCTGGCGCTAAAGTTTTAGTATTCTATCCCAACAATGGAGTCAGTAACGTTCAAAAGCTCCAGATGGCTACACAAGAAGGCAAAAATGTAGATGTTTTAGCAGTTGAAGGTAATTTTGATGATACCCAAACAGGTGTTAAAGCATTATTTTCCAATATGGACCTCCGTCAGAAATTAGAGGATAACAACTATACTTTTTCCTCTGCTAACTCTATTAATTGGGGACGCTTAGTACCACAAATTGTTTATTATTTTGAAAGTTATCTATCTCTGGTAAATGAAGGTACCCTTAAAACGGGAGCACCATTGAACTTTAGTGTACCTACTGGAAATTTTGGAAATATTTTAGCAGGCTATTTTGCTAAGGAAATGGGTCTGCCAATTAAAACACTTATTTGTGCTGCTAATAGCAACAATATTTTAGATGATTTTATTAAAACAGGAACTTATGATAGAAATAGACCTTTTCATAGAACAATGTCACCCTCTATGGATATTCTAATTTCTAGTAACCTTGAGAGACTCCTTTACCTTCTGTTTGATGGTGACGGAAACTTAGTTAATACATTAATGAAAAACCTTAATGAAAAAGGGGCTTACACTATTCCAGATAGACTATTAGAAAAAGTTAAAGGGTCATTTTGGTCAGATTCTTGTTCTGAAGAAAACACCCTATTAACAATTGAGAATACTTATAAAAAATATAATTACTTAATCGATACCCATACGGCTGTTGCCCAATTTGTCTATAAACAATATCAAAAATCAACTAAAGATACAACACCTTGCGTCATTGTTTCAACAGCTAGCCCTTACAAGTTTAACAGTAGCGTTGCTAAAGCTCTAATGAAAAATACAGAATCAGTTGATGAAATTACACTGTTAAATAAGGTCAGTGAATTTACAGGTGTTCCAATTCCTAGAAGCCTTGATAACTTGGATAAAAAAGAAATTCGCTTTAAAGATATTATTAATAAAGATAAAATGCTACAGGGTGTTCTAAATTTCTTAAAACTTCAATAG
- the trpB gene encoding tryptophan synthase subunit beta, translated as MENKDGLYGVFGGSHIPEDLKKVLNKIGSEFQKAKKDASFLAEFQYYLKNYVGRPTPLFLAANLTRKLGGAKIYLKREDLNHTGAHKINNTLGQALLAKRMGLKRIIAETGAGQHGVATATAAALFNMNCIVYMGKKDAEKQPLNVQRMELLGAEVVITDTGNQDLKAAVDIALDDLVRNADDTFYILGSAVGPNPYPAMVKYFQSVISQEMKEQMIDFENKLPDYVIACVGGGSNAIGAFAEFIGNKQTKLIGIEPGGLGVETGYHASPLAQGKRGIIHGYETYVMLDDNNGILPSYSIASGLNYPGIGPEHSYMRDAGLAKYTSITDAEALHAFRKLSQFEGIIPAIESAHALAYAMSIAPTLSKDTAIVVNLSGRGDKDMDTLPASEAYSLQLQKQITKEV; from the coding sequence ATGGAAAATAAAGATGGATTATATGGTGTATTTGGAGGTAGCCATATTCCAGAAGATTTAAAAAAAGTACTAAATAAAATAGGTAGTGAATTTCAAAAAGCAAAAAAAGATGCTTCTTTTTTAGCAGAATTCCAATACTATCTAAAAAACTATGTTGGTAGACCAACACCACTTTTCCTAGCTGCGAATTTAACTAGAAAACTAGGTGGTGCTAAAATATATCTTAAAAGAGAAGATTTAAATCACACTGGTGCTCATAAAATTAACAATACATTAGGGCAAGCACTCCTTGCTAAAAGAATGGGATTAAAAAGAATTATTGCCGAAACAGGAGCAGGTCAACACGGTGTTGCCACCGCTACTGCTGCTGCTTTATTCAATATGAATTGTATTGTATATATGGGTAAAAAAGATGCTGAAAAGCAACCCCTCAATGTTCAACGGATGGAACTTTTAGGTGCTGAGGTTGTCATAACAGATACTGGAAATCAAGATTTGAAAGCTGCTGTTGATATTGCCTTAGATGATCTTGTAAGAAATGCTGATGATACATTCTATATTCTAGGTTCAGCAGTAGGACCAAATCCCTACCCAGCTATGGTAAAATACTTTCAATCTGTCATCAGTCAAGAAATGAAAGAACAAATGATAGATTTTGAAAATAAGCTACCCGATTATGTAATTGCTTGTGTAGGTGGAGGCAGTAATGCTATTGGTGCTTTTGCAGAATTTATTGGTAACAAGCAAACTAAATTAATTGGCATTGAGCCTGGCGGACTAGGTGTCGAAACCGGTTATCATGCTTCTCCCTTAGCACAAGGAAAAAGAGGCATTATTCATGGCTATGAAACCTATGTTATGCTAGATGACAATAATGGGATTCTGCCTTCTTATTCAATTGCTTCTGGTCTTAACTATCCTGGCATTGGTCCAGAACACAGTTATATGAGAGATGCAGGATTAGCAAAATATACATCTATAACCGATGCGGAAGCCCTCCATGCTTTCAGAAAACTCTCTCAATTTGAAGGCATTATACCAGCAATTGAAAGTGCTCATGCTCTAGCTTATGCTATGTCTATTGCTCCGACTTTGTCAAAAGATACTGCTATTGTAGTCAATCTATCAGGTCGTGGCGATAAAGATATGGACACACTACCGGCGTCAGAAGCATACAGCTTACAATTACAAAAACAAATTACAAAAGAGGTATAA
- a CDS encoding TrkH family potassium uptake protein — protein sequence MKLEIDKKIVNSYKSVFGFGGTLLIVFGFVLLLPIASCLFYPEEVNQIMYFVVPGLVFIACGFFLRYLFRATREEYLTFRQDTILVLLTWIIAPLSSTIPFMLAKELTFPLAFFEMVSGWTSTGLSVVDVENIPKIFLLHRSITEFFGGIGIVLVVLSVLSTGFGVRLFTSEGHVERVMPNLGKTTRVILAIYSGYAIGGALLYTLAGMPLFDSINHAMAAISTGGFSTQTDGIAYYNNDLIYLISIILMILGSLGFSSHLLLLKGKFKRFTNVSEIRLFILFIAAAIPIVVFFGLSQFYGSLGEAFKASFFDIVSAISTTGFSYSAVWDWPNFPVFVLVLLMLIGGCFGSTSGGIKVFRVLVLLKNLIWNITRNLKPQRLVFENFVMKSDGKQYINHRLVSQAASYIFIFLLTYSIGVSILMTLGYSFRDSFFEFASAVGTVGLTIGVTTPDMPPVALWTEIVGMLMGRLEIYVIFIAVLKVLKDVKNVVSLKK from the coding sequence ATGAAGTTAGAAATTGATAAAAAAATTGTTAATAGCTATAAAAGTGTATTTGGATTTGGCGGTACTTTATTAATAGTATTTGGTTTTGTATTATTACTACCGATTGCATCTTGTTTATTTTATCCAGAGGAAGTCAATCAGATTATGTATTTTGTAGTACCTGGTCTTGTTTTTATTGCCTGTGGCTTTTTTCTCCGTTATTTATTTAGAGCGACAAGAGAAGAGTATTTAACATTTCGCCAAGATACTATTTTAGTTTTATTAACTTGGATAATTGCTCCACTTTCTTCTACAATACCTTTTATGTTAGCTAAGGAGTTAACATTTCCACTAGCTTTTTTTGAAATGGTTAGTGGTTGGACTTCAACAGGTCTTTCAGTTGTTGATGTGGAAAATATTCCTAAAATATTCTTACTCCATAGAAGTATTACTGAATTTTTTGGAGGGATTGGTATTGTTTTAGTAGTATTGTCAGTTTTATCAACGGGATTTGGTGTTCGTTTATTTACGTCAGAAGGTCATGTAGAAAGAGTTATGCCGAATTTAGGTAAGACAACCCGTGTGATTTTAGCAATTTATTCAGGTTATGCAATTGGAGGAGCCTTGCTTTATACGCTAGCTGGAATGCCTTTATTCGATTCAATTAATCATGCCATGGCTGCAATTTCTACAGGTGGTTTTTCAACTCAAACAGATGGTATTGCTTATTATAATAATGATTTGATATATTTAATTTCCATAATTTTAATGATTTTAGGGTCTTTAGGTTTTAGTAGTCATTTATTATTATTAAAAGGGAAATTTAAGAGATTCACTAATGTTAGCGAAATTCGTTTATTCATACTTTTTATTGCTGCGGCAATTCCCATAGTAGTTTTCTTTGGGTTAAGCCAGTTTTATGGTTCCTTAGGAGAAGCCTTTAAAGCAAGTTTTTTTGATATTGTATCAGCTATTAGTACAACTGGATTTAGTTATTCAGCTGTCTGGGACTGGCCTAATTTTCCAGTTTTTGTATTAGTTCTTCTGATGCTAATCGGTGGTTGTTTTGGCTCTACTTCAGGTGGTATAAAAGTTTTCAGAGTTTTAGTGTTACTGAAAAATTTAATTTGGAATATTACTAGAAACTTGAAACCACAGCGTTTAGTTTTTGAAAACTTTGTTATGAAGTCAGATGGCAAGCAGTATATTAACCATAGACTAGTGTCTCAGGCTGCTTCTTATATATTTATCTTTTTATTAACGTACTCAATTGGGGTTTCCATTTTAATGACTCTAGGCTATAGTTTTAGAGATAGCTTTTTTGAATTTGCGTCAGCCGTGGGTACGGTTGGTTTGACTATTGGAGTAACAACTCCAGATATGCCTCCGGTAGCACTTTGGACAGAAATTGTTGGGATGCTTATGGGACGCTTGGAAATTTATGTGATTTTCATTGCTGTTCTAAAAGTATTAAAAGATGTTAAAAATGTTGTATCATTAAAAAAATAG
- a CDS encoding tRNA (adenine(22)-N(1))-methyltransferase gives MKLRINKKLEALVAFIEADEVVADIGCDHAYLLIESVLKKQIKKGIGVDVKNGPLEGGQININKFGLEGVLTLRLGNGLEPLLYKEVNTVVIAGMGGYTIVDILEKSLSKVNELDKLILQPMTESELVRKFLKNNGWTITEEEIVEDDHLYVIIVARRGKWIWEDDFLLEIGPLLFEKKGPLYEKYIDYEVKTLEGILKGVSKGTENAFLKQRKKDTIEKIKMWEGYR, from the coding sequence ATGAAATTGAGAATCAATAAAAAATTAGAAGCCTTAGTAGCATTTATTGAAGCGGATGAGGTAGTTGCTGATATTGGTTGCGACCATGCTTATTTACTTATTGAATCTGTACTAAAAAAGCAGATTAAAAAAGGTATAGGTGTTGATGTAAAAAATGGACCTTTAGAGGGTGGACAAATAAATATCAATAAATTTGGTTTAGAAGGTGTTTTAACATTGCGCCTAGGTAATGGATTAGAGCCCCTTTTGTATAAAGAAGTAAATACAGTTGTTATTGCAGGTATGGGTGGTTATACTATTGTAGATATCTTAGAAAAAAGCTTAAGTAAAGTTAATGAATTAGATAAACTTATTTTACAGCCTATGACAGAGTCAGAATTAGTAAGAAAATTTTTGAAAAATAATGGTTGGACCATTACAGAAGAAGAAATTGTTGAGGATGATCATTTATATGTTATCATAGTAGCTAGGAGGGGAAAGTGGATTTGGGAAGATGATTTTTTATTAGAAATTGGTCCTTTATTATTTGAAAAGAAAGGGCCACTTTATGAAAAATATATTGATTATGAAGTGAAAACATTGGAAGGTATCTTAAAAGGCGTTTCAAAAGGGACTGAAAATGCCTTTTTGAAGCAACGAAAAAAAGACACGATTGAAAAAATTAAAATGTGGGAGGGTTATCGATGA
- a CDS encoding Nif3-like dinuclear metal center hexameric protein, which yields MIDKNKSYKDIVGFLNQKYPIYLSEKWDNNGLFIPPDREAVTNIVVTLSLTESVIEKAIAQKANFIISHHPLTLSGLKTIDSKTREGHLLLRLIKNGIGLYVAHTNFDCHVEGLNYYIGKAIGLSKMEPLEPINKDTHLKLEFYIPKENEKTVFQALYSLGAGAFNNYDSCSFASKGFGSFRGLENSSPIGKVGELTIVNEVKVEMIIPKNKAVEIVETLKRVHPYEEVAYYLHSIIFNEKKNGLGKVGVLRKAEKLSEFMKRVKAVLGCESIEMTYPLEDIMIKRVSICGGSGKHLLPLAIKRSDIYLTGDLSYHDFEKAAYYKFPLGNIGHFHSERLGLIGWSEMLSRQLAVAVCFLEEEGMYSTVI from the coding sequence ATGATAGATAAAAATAAATCCTATAAAGATATTGTTGGTTTTTTAAATCAAAAATATCCTATTTATTTAAGTGAAAAATGGGACAACAATGGTTTATTTATACCTCCGGATAGAGAAGCAGTCACTAACATAGTTGTGACTTTGAGTTTGACTGAGTCTGTTATTGAAAAAGCTATTGCCCAAAAAGCTAACTTTATTATTAGTCATCATCCGTTAACCTTGTCAGGTTTAAAAACTATAGATTCAAAGACAAGGGAAGGTCATTTGCTACTTCGACTTATCAAAAATGGTATTGGTTTATATGTTGCACATACAAACTTTGATTGTCATGTTGAGGGCTTAAATTATTATATAGGTAAAGCTATTGGCTTGAGTAAAATGGAACCATTAGAGCCAATTAATAAAGATACCCATTTAAAGCTGGAATTTTATATACCTAAAGAAAACGAAAAGACTGTTTTTCAAGCATTGTATAGTCTTGGTGCTGGCGCTTTTAATAATTATGACAGTTGCTCTTTTGCTTCAAAAGGATTTGGTTCTTTTAGAGGTCTCGAAAATAGTAGTCCTATTGGCAAGGTAGGAGAATTAACTATTGTAAATGAAGTTAAAGTTGAAATGATAATCCCTAAGAATAAGGCTGTCGAAATAGTTGAAACACTTAAAAGGGTACATCCTTATGAAGAGGTTGCCTATTATTTGCATTCCATTATATTTAATGAGAAAAAAAATGGATTAGGAAAAGTTGGTGTTCTAAGAAAAGCTGAGAAGCTTTCTGAGTTTATGAAACGGGTGAAAGCGGTACTGGGATGTGAAAGTATTGAAATGACTTATCCCTTAGAGGATATAATGATTAAGCGAGTTAGTATTTGTGGTGGCTCGGGGAAACATCTCCTTCCTCTTGCAATTAAGAGAAGTGACATTTATCTGACAGGAGATTTATCTTATCACGACTTTGAAAAAGCAGCGTATTATAAATTTCCTTTAGGAAACATTGGCCATTTCCATAGCGAAAGGCTGGGATTGATAGGTTGGTCGGAAATGCTTAGCAGGCAATTAGCTGTTGCTGTATGTTTTTTAGAAGAAGAAGGAATGTATTCCACCGTAATCTGA
- the rpsB gene encoding 30S ribosomal protein S2: MSVISMKQLLETGVHFGHQTRRWNPKMDRYIFTARNGIYIIDLQKTVHMIDDAYNFLREVSAEGKKVLFVGTKKQAQDAVKEEAIRSGSYYVDQRWLGGMLTNFQTIKKRTNRLKELKKMEENGTFDVLPKKEVIELRKEEDKLERFLGGIKEMNKLPGAIFIIDPKKERIAVAEAIKLGIPTVAIVDTNCDPDEIDYVIPGNDDAIRAVKLITGKMADGIIEGHYANADQENFEDIEEVIIEGATEEGVTDTEQQEMAATEKTAIVSED, from the coding sequence ATGTCAGTTATTTCAATGAAACAACTATTAGAAACAGGTGTTCACTTTGGACATCAAACTAGAAGATGGAACCCAAAGATGGATCGTTACATTTTCACAGCAAGAAACGGTATCTATATTATCGATTTACAGAAAACAGTACATATGATTGATGATGCTTATAATTTTTTAAGAGAGGTTTCTGCTGAAGGTAAAAAAGTACTTTTTGTGGGAACAAAAAAGCAAGCTCAAGATGCTGTTAAAGAAGAGGCTATTCGTTCTGGTAGCTACTATGTTGACCAAAGATGGTTAGGTGGAATGTTGACAAACTTCCAAACCATTAAAAAAAGAACTAATCGCTTAAAAGAATTAAAGAAAATGGAAGAGAATGGTACATTTGATGTGCTACCTAAAAAGGAAGTTATTGAATTAAGAAAAGAAGAAGACAAGTTAGAGCGTTTTCTTGGTGGTATTAAGGAAATGAATAAATTACCAGGAGCAATTTTTATTATTGATCCTAAAAAAGAAAGAATTGCAGTTGCTGAAGCAATAAAACTTGGAATTCCAACTGTTGCTATTGTTGATACAAATTGCGATCCAGATGAAATTGATTATGTTATTCCTGGTAATGATGATGCAATTCGCGCAGTAAAATTAATTACTGGTAAAATGGCTGATGGAATTATTGAAGGTCACTATGCAAATGCTGACCAAGAGAATTTTGAAGATATTGAAGAAGTTATTATAGAAGGAGCTACAGAAGAAGGGGTTACTGATACAGAGCAACAAGAAATGGCAGCAACTGAAAAAACTGCAATAGTATCCGAAGACTAA
- the tsf gene encoding translation elongation factor Ts, which produces MISASLVKELREKTGAGMMDCKKALTETDGNMDKAIDFLREKGLSAAAKKSGRIATEGLVETYVHGGGRLGVMVEINCETDFVAKTDDFQTFAKDIAMHIAAAKPEFLSSDEVPADVIESEKKILRAQALNEGKPEKIVDKMVEGRIQKYFKDVCLLEQPFVKDPDKTISQLITEKVAIIGEKISIRRFVRYELGEGMEKRVDEFADEVASMMK; this is translated from the coding sequence ATGATTAGTGCAAGTTTAGTAAAAGAGCTAAGAGAAAAAACAGGCGCAGGTATGATGGACTGTAAAAAGGCCTTAACTGAAACTGATGGGAATATGGATAAAGCCATTGATTTCTTAAGAGAAAAAGGTTTATCTGCTGCAGCTAAGAAATCAGGGCGAATTGCAACTGAAGGTTTAGTTGAAACTTATGTCCATGGGGGTGGCCGTTTAGGCGTTATGGTTGAAATTAACTGTGAAACTGACTTTGTTGCAAAAACAGATGATTTTCAAACTTTTGCAAAGGATATTGCAATGCATATTGCTGCTGCTAAACCTGAGTTTTTAAGCTCAGATGAAGTACCAGCTGATGTAATTGAATCTGAAAAGAAAATTTTGAGAGCACAAGCATTAAATGAAGGAAAACCTGAAAAGATTGTTGATAAAATGGTTGAGGGAAGAATTCAAAAGTACTTTAAAGATGTTTGCCTTTTAGAACAACCTTTTGTAAAGGATCCTGATAAAACTATTAGCCAATTAATTACTGAGAAAGTAGCCATAATTGGAGAAAAAATTTCTATTCGTCGTTTTGTTCGTTATGAATTAGGTGAAGGAATGGAAAAAAGAGTGGATGAATTCGCTGATGAAGTAGCATCAATGATGAAATAG
- a CDS encoding formylglycine-generating enzyme family protein produces MNYEKIRSYLQKKMILIPKGTEIMRDYRDDEKWISFNSRMSNPGRRGSAQEVAWTADLDAFYLLETPVAEGLYATVLGLPFLETNRENPVTNVSWYDSIQFCNKLSIEMGFEPCYSFSENRENITWNKGQEWL; encoded by the coding sequence ATGAATTATGAAAAGATAAGGAGTTATCTTCAAAAGAAAATGATTTTGATTCCCAAAGGAACAGAAATAATGCGAGATTATAGAGACGATGAAAAATGGATTAGTTTTAATTCAAGAATGTCTAATCCGGGACGTAGAGGCAGTGCCCAAGAAGTAGCCTGGACAGCAGATTTAGATGCATTTTATTTATTAGAAACACCTGTGGCTGAAGGCTTATACGCAACTGTGTTAGGTTTGCCTTTTCTTGAGACCAATAGAGAGAATCCTGTGACCAATGTATCTTGGTATGACAGTATTCAGTTTTGTAATAAATTATCAATTGAAATGGGATTTGAACCTTGTTATTCTTTCTCAGAAAACAGGGAAAACATAACTTGGAATAAGGGACAAGAATGGCTTTAG
- a CDS encoding SUMF1/EgtB/PvdO family nonheme iron enzyme codes for MTICLSRATSVGYRYGNLDQIAWYKGNSNETIQPVRQKAPNLWKLYDMIGNVWEWCWDLYDETRYGS; via the coding sequence GTGACAATATGCCTGTCGCGAGCTACATCTGTAGGCTATCGCTATGGTAATCTTGACCAAATTGCTTGGTATAAAGGCAATTCCAATGAAACTATTCAACCCGTAAGACAAAAAGCACCTAATCTCTGGAAGTTATATGATATGATTGGGAATGTTTGGGAGTGGTGTTGGGACTTATATGATGAGACACGCTATGGTTCTTAG